One region of Anoplopoma fimbria isolate UVic2021 breed Golden Eagle Sablefish chromosome 10, Afim_UVic_2022, whole genome shotgun sequence genomic DNA includes:
- the LOC129096913 gene encoding CD209 antigen-like protein C has product MSTPSLSCEGMYSKLIDDDMNRRPDVDLGVHPVSPVRLVPRPSGPGPYRLATICLATLCAVLLISIIAVTAHYKNKPQRDGEVTSEKQTQDTDVTALTTSIKKLQEENKQLQKEKDQFQAELDSMKASKATEVIKPTTKTPIVCPMDWNLFNNSCYFISRNRRDWPESKSFCESKGAHLAIIHTAEEQTFLWDSLPRGHWNSYWFGITDGVTEDQWKWVDGTPLVGGFWEVGEPNNHIDEDCGYIVKTQVMERVAIRSWYDAPCSMSLPFICEKKMGAGASTAMPH; this is encoded by the exons ATGTCGACCCCCTCCCTGTCCTGTGAGGGGATGTACTCCAAACTGATAGACGACGATATGAACCGCAGGCCAGATGTGGACCTCGGCG TTCACCCAGTCTCCCCAGTCAGACTGGTCCCCCGGCCGAGCGGCCCCGGGCCCTACCGCCTCGCCACCATCTGCCTGGCCACGCTGTGTGCCGTCCTGTTGATCTCCATCATAGCCGTCACCGCACACT ATAAGAACAAAcctcagagagatggagaagtgACCTCAGAGAAGCAGACGCAGGATACAGACGTGACGGCTCTGACCACCAGCATCAAAAAACTGCAGGAGGAGAATAAACAactgcagaaagaaaaggatCAATTTCAAGCCGAACTGGATTCCATGAAAGCCTCTAAAG cCACCGAGGTGATCAAACCGACGACAAAGACCCCGATCGTCTGTCCCATGGACTGGAATCTCTTCAACAACAGCTGTTACTTCATCTCCAGAAACAGGAGGGATTGGCCCGAGAGCAAGTCGTTCTGCGAGAGCAAAGGAGCTCACCTGGCCATCATCCACACGGCCGAGGAGCAG ACGTTTCTGTGGGATTCTCTTCCCAGAGGTCACTGGAATTCCTACTGGTTCGGGATCACTGACGGGGTCACAGAGGATCAGTGGAAATGGGTTGACGGCACCCCGCTGGTCGGAGG GTTTTGGGAAGTCGGCGAGCCCAACAACCACATAGACGAGGACTGTGGCTACATTGTGAAAACACAGGTGATGGAGCGAGTGGCGATCCGGAGCTGGTACGACGCCCCCTGCTCCATGAGCTTGCCCTTCATCTGTGAGAAAAAGATGGGCGCCGGCGCCAGCACCGCCATGCCACACTGA